The following proteins are co-located in the Pseudoalteromonas sp. N1230-9 genome:
- a CDS encoding efflux RND transporter permease subunit has protein sequence MSDTTTQKQSGLIAYFANNSVAANLMMFFILAMGILSYFTIQRQMFPNIEINYIEVQANYPGASPQEIEESILIKIEESLKDVTEIKRGVYRAFRNNGRASLEINTDAELTDVLDKVKLRVDGIATFPAGMEPVTINQVEFRQDVIGMTLVGDVPLTELKPIANQIEDELLQLSNVSLVQNDVPLDEIAIEIDPDSLRQYNLTLSDVANAVRRYSANISAGQLRTDAGIISVRVENQYYSGDEFRQIPVKVGANGAKVLLQDIAVIKDQFTEGERYFKFNGENAVYLSVKATKEQNMIPVADSVKAYIDKKNKELPVGLRLEPLMDMTYYLNARLDMMKSNLFQGAILVAIMLSIFLRFKLALWVMIGLPICFLGAMMMMPVFGITINIVSLFAFIMVLGIVVDDAIVIGESAYTEIEKKGGGVVNVVNGAKRVATPATFGVLTTIAVFAPFTLSSGPESAFFYGIAVVVILCLVFSLIESKLILPAHIAHTHFPPINPESWRARFNKRFFNFVNGPYKRFIERCVEWRWLVLFSFIGLLILTFALISSNQVRVVPTPKVPHDFPQINLEMNENASDIQTIEAIREIEAMVKKVDQETEREFGHTLLRDILVFNQGRTEAQILAPLVDEDLRPYNAFELSRRWREQMPNIAGVKSLQIYDDVNGGGNDGEFGYLLYGPDVDTLNDAGRRFIQLLQQQKGLFDISSTIDPASKEVQLSLKPVAYDLGLDLATIANQVGASFYGGEAQRVIRRGEEVRVMVRYPKLTREAFASLKHAVVTTPAGKEVLLGDVVELTEKPGISYIRREGGYRTVYIYGSIDEETIEPGEVVKQVDDVLLPQLKEEFPSVKTELGGAIEEQQAQANEQLMFFAAGMFLVYILLAVPLKSYSQPLIVMSVIPFSLTGAIWGHYWFDLDISLMSGFGLIAAAGVVINDSLVMTDFVNQARREGMSTRQAVIEAGCARFRAITLTSITTFAGVLPIMFETSLQARFVIPMAVALGFAVMFATLITLVLVPCLYIVMSDVGHVFLRFFRSVKELIPNRRAVRD, from the coding sequence ATGAGTGATACAACAACACAGAAGCAGTCTGGTTTAATCGCCTATTTTGCTAATAACTCGGTCGCTGCAAACTTAATGATGTTTTTTATCCTTGCTATGGGGATACTAAGCTACTTTACCATTCAGCGTCAGATGTTTCCGAATATTGAGATCAATTATATTGAGGTGCAAGCTAATTACCCTGGGGCCTCACCACAAGAAATTGAAGAAAGTATTCTGATTAAAATTGAAGAGTCGCTCAAAGATGTGACCGAAATTAAACGTGGTGTTTACCGTGCATTTCGTAACAATGGGCGTGCTAGCTTAGAAATTAATACCGATGCAGAATTAACCGACGTTCTTGATAAAGTAAAACTTCGCGTTGACGGAATTGCGACCTTTCCTGCGGGGATGGAGCCGGTGACTATTAATCAGGTTGAGTTTCGTCAAGATGTTATTGGGATGACATTAGTCGGTGATGTGCCACTCACAGAATTAAAGCCAATAGCTAATCAAATTGAAGATGAGTTATTGCAGTTATCAAATGTGTCTTTGGTGCAAAATGATGTGCCGCTTGATGAAATTGCAATTGAAATTGATCCAGATTCTCTGCGCCAATATAACTTAACATTAAGCGATGTTGCTAATGCCGTACGCCGCTACTCAGCGAATATTTCAGCAGGTCAATTACGCACTGATGCAGGGATTATTTCTGTACGTGTTGAAAACCAATATTACAGTGGTGATGAGTTCCGTCAAATCCCTGTAAAGGTGGGAGCTAACGGTGCAAAAGTCTTGTTACAAGACATTGCTGTTATTAAAGATCAGTTCACAGAGGGTGAGCGTTACTTTAAATTCAATGGCGAAAATGCAGTGTATTTATCGGTTAAAGCAACGAAAGAGCAAAATATGATCCCCGTTGCGGACTCGGTGAAAGCATACATAGATAAAAAGAACAAAGAGCTGCCAGTGGGTTTACGTCTAGAGCCACTAATGGACATGACGTATTACTTGAATGCGCGTTTAGACATGATGAAAAGTAACCTTTTTCAAGGCGCTATCTTAGTGGCTATCATGTTGTCTATCTTCTTGCGATTTAAACTAGCACTTTGGGTAATGATTGGTTTACCAATTTGTTTCTTAGGTGCAATGATGATGATGCCTGTTTTTGGTATCACTATTAACATTGTATCCCTATTTGCGTTCATTATGGTGCTGGGGATTGTCGTTGACGATGCAATTGTCATAGGGGAAAGTGCCTACACTGAGATAGAGAAAAAAGGAGGCGGCGTCGTTAACGTTGTGAACGGTGCCAAACGTGTAGCAACTCCGGCAACGTTTGGGGTATTAACGACGATTGCTGTATTTGCGCCATTTACTTTATCAAGTGGCCCAGAGAGTGCATTTTTCTACGGTATCGCGGTCGTTGTTATTTTATGTCTGGTATTTAGTTTAATAGAATCAAAGCTTATTTTACCTGCGCACATTGCACATACTCACTTTCCACCTATCAATCCTGAGAGTTGGCGAGCTCGTTTTAACAAGCGCTTCTTTAATTTTGTGAATGGTCCGTATAAACGCTTTATTGAGCGTTGTGTTGAATGGCGTTGGTTAGTGTTATTCTCATTTATTGGCCTTTTGATTTTGACATTCGCTTTAATTTCGTCAAATCAAGTACGTGTTGTACCAACACCAAAAGTACCGCATGACTTTCCGCAAATTAATCTGGAAATGAATGAAAATGCGTCTGATATACAGACCATTGAAGCAATTCGTGAAATTGAAGCCATGGTTAAAAAGGTTGATCAAGAGACAGAACGCGAGTTTGGTCACACATTATTACGTGATATTTTGGTCTTTAATCAAGGGCGTACTGAAGCACAAATTTTAGCACCATTGGTAGATGAGGACTTGCGTCCATATAATGCTTTTGAGCTATCGCGACGTTGGCGTGAGCAGATGCCAAACATTGCCGGTGTTAAATCATTGCAAATCTACGACGATGTAAATGGCGGCGGCAATGATGGCGAGTTTGGATACCTGCTTTATGGGCCCGATGTTGATACTTTAAATGATGCGGGTCGTCGCTTTATTCAGTTGCTGCAACAGCAAAAAGGCTTATTTGATATTAGCTCGACAATTGACCCTGCTAGTAAAGAAGTCCAACTTAGCTTAAAACCTGTTGCTTATGATTTAGGTTTAGACCTTGCTACAATTGCCAATCAAGTTGGTGCAAGTTTCTACGGCGGAGAAGCACAGCGTGTAATTCGCCGTGGTGAAGAAGTTCGTGTAATGGTGCGTTATCCTAAATTAACGCGCGAAGCATTTGCTTCTTTAAAACATGCGGTAGTGACGACACCTGCTGGCAAAGAAGTACTGCTTGGTGATGTAGTTGAACTAACTGAAAAGCCAGGGATTAGTTATATTCGCCGTGAAGGTGGCTATCGCACTGTGTATATCTACGGCAGCATTGACGAAGAAACCATAGAACCAGGTGAAGTGGTCAAGCAGGTCGACGATGTACTACTGCCACAGCTCAAAGAAGAATTTCCATCAGTGAAAACTGAATTAGGCGGTGCCATTGAAGAGCAGCAAGCACAGGCGAATGAGCAATTAATGTTTTTCGCTGCGGGGATGTTCTTAGTGTATATCTTACTTGCGGTGCCACTAAAAAGTTATTCACAACCATTGATCGTTATGTCGGTGATTCCGTTTAGCTTGACCGGTGCTATTTGGGGGCATTATTGGTTTGATTTAGATATTAGCTTAATGTCAGGCTTTGGCTTAATTGCTGCTGCTGGGGTGGTGATCAATGACTCTTTAGTTATGACTGACTTTGTGAACCAAGCTCGACGAGAGGGAATGTCAACTCGCCAAGCTGTTATTGAAGCAGGTTGTGCACGCTTTAGAGCAATAACCTTAACGTCAATTACAACCTTTGCTGGCGTACTTCCTATTATGTTTGAAACAAGCTTGCAGGCAAGGTTTGTTATTCCTATGGCAGTGGCCCTTGGTTTTGCAGTGATGTTTGCAACTCTAATTACATTGGTACTTGTTCCTTGTCTGTATATCGTGATGAGTGATGTAGGCCATGTGTTCTTACGCTTTTTCCGTTCAGTGAAAGAGCTCATACCAAATCGACGTGCGGTAAGAGATTAA
- a CDS encoding efflux RND transporter periplasmic adaptor subunit encodes MRTNVLKWMLPFAALVLGIAGFVGINAIAQEPQDKEVVDSRPLVRVETISSDDHQVIINSYGEVRPLESTLLASQVAGEVTSWHPNFVAGGIVARGEVLFTIEKDNYEAAVLQAEASLASAQAALIEEQAQAKVALDEAKRYPERERTDLFLRKPQVLSAQAAVKSAQAALKRAERDLARCEVKAPYDALVISREIGVGQYINVGNQVAELNNIESAEIIVPIAGFDSVFLPKRIKGIKATIINKGLNSFTREAVVDRDLGVVDNATRMSNLVVRVDDPYGLKHDVQPIKFGAYVQVNFAGATLQNIYRLPQSLVNNQTVWVVNDEQKLEPRKVTVVREEGEYFYISDGLNIDDQLVLTLPEYPQAGMEVKVAGMQEMTSDAGETAAVEKL; translated from the coding sequence ATGCGCACGAATGTATTGAAATGGATGTTACCATTTGCTGCTTTAGTCCTTGGTATTGCTGGCTTTGTAGGTATTAATGCTATTGCCCAAGAGCCACAAGATAAAGAGGTGGTTGACTCCAGACCTCTTGTTAGAGTGGAAACTATCTCAAGTGATGACCATCAAGTTATTATTAACAGTTATGGTGAGGTTAGACCGCTCGAAAGTACTTTGCTTGCATCTCAAGTTGCGGGTGAAGTCACAAGCTGGCATCCAAATTTTGTTGCGGGTGGCATTGTTGCTCGCGGAGAAGTGTTATTCACGATTGAAAAAGACAATTACGAGGCGGCCGTATTACAAGCTGAAGCTTCATTGGCGAGTGCTCAAGCTGCATTAATTGAAGAGCAAGCGCAAGCAAAGGTAGCGCTTGATGAAGCCAAGCGTTATCCAGAACGTGAGCGTACTGACTTATTCCTACGAAAACCACAAGTTTTAAGTGCGCAAGCTGCGGTTAAATCGGCTCAAGCTGCACTGAAACGTGCAGAGCGAGACTTAGCTCGATGCGAAGTAAAAGCACCTTATGATGCGTTAGTGATAAGTCGTGAAATTGGTGTGGGTCAATATATTAATGTGGGCAATCAGGTTGCCGAGCTAAACAATATTGAAAGTGCTGAAATTATTGTGCCTATCGCAGGATTCGACAGCGTGTTCTTACCTAAACGTATTAAAGGCATTAAGGCCACGATTATCAATAAAGGCTTAAATAGCTTTACCCGTGAAGCGGTGGTGGACCGTGACTTGGGTGTCGTTGATAACGCAACACGTATGAGTAACTTGGTTGTTCGTGTCGATGACCCATATGGTTTAAAACATGATGTACAACCCATTAAATTTGGCGCTTATGTGCAGGTTAATTTTGCCGGCGCCACATTGCAAAATATCTATCGCCTACCGCAATCATTGGTAAACAATCAAACCGTTTGGGTGGTTAACGATGAACAAAAATTAGAGCCGCGTAAAGTGACTGTAGTTCGCGAAGAAGGTGAATATTTTTATATTAGCGATGGCTTAAATATTGATGATCAGCTTGTACTGACACTGCCTGAGTACCCGCAAGCGGGTATGGAAGTAAAAGTAGCCGGTATGCAAGAAATGACAAGCGATGCAGGTGAAACTGCTGCTGTCGAAAAGCTGTAA